A single window of Microplitis demolitor isolate Queensland-Clemson2020A chromosome 7, iyMicDemo2.1a, whole genome shotgun sequence DNA harbors:
- the LOC106693914 gene encoding uncharacterized protein LOC106693914, with the protein MQFTLVSCYLTPNEPISEFRRKLGSIKDMVRQVTGEVIIAGDFNAKSVAWGMSCSDTRGSEVMDMIARLDLTVLNRGSTSTFRRSGYRETIIDITLATADVAAIITGWKILEDFKASDHQYIQFKVTGAKNVSCEQTRDIPEKRWNASKLDEAKLLSFLNESWPTIATTLPTSETKANAEIRVDQIMRLITAGCDVSMPITMHQGRRKPNYWWTPEIAA; encoded by the coding sequence ATGCAGTTTACTCTTGTGAGTTGCTACCTTACTCCTAATGAGCCCATTTCGGAATTCCGCCGTAAATTAGGCAGCATTAAGGATATGGTTCGTCAAGTAACGGGCGAGGTCATTATTGCCGGCGACTTTAACGCCAAGTCGGTGGCCTGGGGCATGTCCTGTAGTGATACGCGTGGATCCGAGGTCATGGATATGATCGCTCGATTAGACCTCACAGTCCTCAACCGTGGCAGCACATCCACATTCAGAAGGTCAGGGTATCGCGAAACCATCATTGACATCACGCTTGCTACTGCTGATGTCGCAGCCATCATTACAGGCTGGAAAATCCTTGAGGACTTTAAAGCGAGTGACCATCAATATATACAGTTTAAGGTTACTGGTGCCAAAAACGTCTCCTGTGAGCAGACTAGGGACATACCGGAAAAGCGCTGGAATGCTTCAAAACTCGACGAAGCCAAGCTTTTAAGTTTCCTTAATGAAAGTTGGCCAACCATTGCCACTACGCTTCCGACTTCTGAAACTAAGGCGAACGCAGAAATACGGGTCGATCAAATCATGAGGCTCATCACTGCAGGTTGTGATGTTTCAATGCCCATCACCATGCATCAAGGTCGCCGCAAGCCAAATTACTGGTGGACCCCGGAAATTGCAGCCTGA